The proteins below come from a single Stutzerimonas stutzeri RCH2 genomic window:
- a CDS encoding AMP-binding protein produces MPPEVDIAETDVVQILYTSGTTSDPKGAMHSHRSLMTEYSSCLLHLDIKASDRCLAALPLYHSAQMHVFTMPALLAGAFSCLTDTPTPEEILRLLKTEQLNSFFAPPTVWIALLRHEQFVEAQLRHVQKLYYGASIMPEPIARELGARLPQSGLYNCYGQSEIAPLATVLTPEEHRERPTSCGRPVSNVLTRIIDPSTGEECAPGVAGELVHRSPQLMVGYWEKPAETAEAFADGWFHSGDLGYRDAQGYIWIVDRIKDIVNTGGVLVASRDVEEALYRHPHVAEVAVIGVPDQKWIEAIAAVVVLKQNATLDAQALLHHARAHLAPFKVPKHVHFVEQLPKNSSGKLLKRVLRVQFGASARSSLGEAGDNLQQSEASAR; encoded by the coding sequence TTGCCACCTGAGGTCGACATAGCCGAAACCGATGTCGTGCAGATTCTCTACACCTCAGGCACCACCTCCGATCCCAAGGGCGCGATGCACAGCCACCGCTCGCTGATGACCGAGTATTCCAGCTGCCTCCTGCACCTCGATATAAAGGCCAGCGACCGCTGCCTGGCAGCCCTGCCTCTCTACCACTCGGCACAGATGCATGTGTTCACCATGCCGGCGCTGCTGGCCGGCGCCTTCAGCTGCCTGACGGATACGCCGACGCCTGAAGAAATTCTGCGACTGCTCAAGACCGAACAGCTGAACAGCTTCTTCGCGCCACCAACCGTCTGGATAGCCCTGCTGCGCCATGAGCAATTCGTCGAGGCGCAACTACGGCACGTACAGAAGCTCTACTACGGCGCCTCGATCATGCCGGAGCCAATCGCCCGGGAGCTGGGCGCGCGATTGCCGCAATCGGGCCTCTACAACTGCTACGGTCAGAGCGAGATCGCCCCGCTGGCGACGGTCCTGACGCCCGAAGAGCACAGGGAGCGGCCGACATCCTGTGGCCGGCCGGTAAGCAACGTGCTGACGCGGATAATCGACCCCTCCACCGGCGAAGAATGTGCCCCCGGCGTTGCAGGTGAGCTGGTCCACCGCTCGCCGCAGCTGATGGTCGGTTACTGGGAGAAGCCGGCCGAAACCGCCGAGGCGTTCGCGGACGGCTGGTTCCACTCCGGGGACCTGGGCTACCGCGATGCGCAGGGCTACATCTGGATCGTCGATCGCATCAAGGACATCGTGAATACCGGCGGCGTGCTGGTCGCCAGTCGCGATGTGGAGGAAGCGCTCTATCGGCATCCACATGTCGCTGAAGTAGCGGTCATTGGCGTGCCCGACCAGAAATGGATCGAAGCGATCGCCGCCGTGGTGGTCCTGAAGCAGAACGCCACGCTGGATGCGCAGGCACTGCTGCACCATGCCCGTGCTCACCTCGCGCCGTTCAAGGTCCCGAAGCATGTGCATTTCGTGGAGCAACTGCCGAAGAATTCATCAGGCAAGCTGTTGAAGCGGGTACTGCGCGTCCAGTTCGGTGCGTCAGCGCGCAGCAGCCTGGGCGAAGCCGGCGACAACCTTCAGCAGAGCGAGGCCAGCGCCAGATAA
- the sstT gene encoding serine/threonine transporter SstT — MSDMPRVIRFISRTSLVAQIVVGLVAGALLALFLPAAAKSVALLGDLFVQALKAVAPILVFVLVTSSLANHKRGQPTHIRPIILLYALGTLSASAVAVLASFMFPTTLTLVSGAADVTPPSGVGAVLQTLLFNVADNPVRALLNGNFIGILAWAIGLGFAFRHAQDSTRRLIGDLSDGVTLIVKVVIRFAPLGVFGLVAGTLADSGFDVLLGYLRLLLVLVGAMLFMALVMNPLIVFWQIRRNPYPLVFTCLRESGITAFFTRSSAANIPVNMQLCQRLGLHKDTYSVSIPLGATINMGGAAITITVLTLAAVNTLGIQVDIATAVLLSLLAAVCACGASGVAGGSLLLIPLACSLFGISNDLAMQVVAVGFIIGVVQDSAETALNSSTDVLFTAASCIAHGDIAEAA, encoded by the coding sequence ATGTCCGATATGCCTAGAGTCATCCGCTTCATCAGTCGTACCAGCCTGGTCGCCCAGATCGTGGTCGGCCTGGTGGCCGGCGCCTTACTGGCGCTTTTCCTGCCGGCTGCGGCGAAATCGGTAGCGCTGCTGGGCGACTTGTTCGTGCAGGCGCTCAAGGCGGTGGCACCGATTCTGGTGTTCGTGCTGGTGACCTCGTCATTGGCCAATCACAAGCGTGGCCAGCCTACCCATATACGGCCGATCATCCTGCTCTACGCGCTTGGCACACTGAGCGCCTCGGCGGTGGCCGTGCTGGCGAGCTTCATGTTTCCCACCACGCTCACGCTGGTGAGTGGAGCGGCTGACGTCACTCCGCCTTCGGGCGTAGGCGCGGTGCTGCAGACGCTCTTGTTCAATGTCGCCGACAACCCGGTACGCGCGCTGCTCAATGGCAACTTCATCGGCATTCTCGCGTGGGCGATCGGCCTCGGTTTCGCCTTCCGTCATGCGCAGGACAGCACACGGCGGCTGATTGGTGATCTGTCCGATGGCGTCACGCTGATCGTCAAGGTGGTCATTCGCTTCGCGCCGCTCGGCGTCTTCGGGCTGGTTGCTGGCACGTTGGCTGATTCGGGCTTCGATGTGTTGCTGGGTTACCTGCGCCTGCTGCTGGTGCTGGTGGGTGCCATGCTGTTCATGGCGCTGGTGATGAATCCTTTGATCGTGTTCTGGCAGATTCGCCGCAATCCCTATCCGCTGGTGTTCACCTGCCTGCGCGAGAGCGGTATCACCGCGTTCTTCACCCGCAGTTCGGCCGCCAACATCCCGGTGAACATGCAGCTGTGCCAGCGACTTGGGCTGCACAAGGACACCTATTCGGTATCCATCCCGCTCGGCGCAACCATCAACATGGGCGGTGCGGCGATCACCATCACCGTGTTGACCCTGGCTGCGGTCAACACCCTCGGTATTCAGGTCGATATCGCCACGGCGGTTCTGCTGAGCCTGTTGGCCGCCGTGTGTGCCTGTGGCGCATCGGGTGTGGCCGGCGGGTCGTTGTTGCTTATCCCGCTGGCGTGCAGCCTGTTCGGCATCTCCAACGACCTGGCGATGCAGGTGGTGGCGGTGGGCTTCATCATCGGCGTGGTGCAGGATTCGGCCGAAACAGCGCTCAACTCTTCGACCGATGTGCTCTTCACTGCTGCTTCCTGCATCGCTCACGGCGATATTGCCGAAGCTGCCTAG
- a CDS encoding methyl-accepting chemotaxis protein: MRIALRAGLGFAVVALLVFLLGVFALTRIAAMEGDAEKVDQRLLPTIQLLGQVNQEFLMIRASTLRLLISEPAERSRGAETLDGLRKTLAQERQDLDRLIQDTEGKALLANFDQSLARYESFQRRIVELALQNRMEEAIEITRGELNEHARSTSKAVYDLIGLNRNAANAASAHALEVAASAFQGVVVAMILAFIATIILAMLLTRSIVQPLAEAVGVAEVIAGGDLTRHFQVVGSDEPARLLSALQAMQRSLRETIQGISDSSNQLASAAEELNVVTEDSTRGLHQQNHEIEQAATAVNEMTAAVDEVARNAVATSEASRESDETAQHGRQQVIRTVDSIGLLADDVTQTATEVERLAGQVRDISKVLDVIRSIAEQTNLLALNAAIEAARAGDAGRGFAVVADEVRALAHRTQQSTQEIEQMIGDVHQGTDKAVHAMQLSNERARTTLELARAAGEALDGIASAISQISERNLVIASASEEQAQVAREVDRNLVNIRDLSLQSSAGANQTSAASQELARLAIDLNNLVARFQV; this comes from the coding sequence ATGAGAATTGCCCTGAGGGCCGGATTGGGTTTTGCCGTGGTGGCATTGCTGGTGTTCCTGCTCGGTGTCTTCGCATTGACCAGGATTGCCGCGATGGAGGGTGACGCGGAGAAGGTCGACCAGCGTTTGTTGCCAACGATTCAGTTGCTCGGTCAGGTCAATCAGGAGTTCCTGATGATCCGTGCAAGCACCTTGCGCCTGTTGATCAGCGAGCCGGCAGAGCGCAGCCGCGGTGCGGAAACCCTTGACGGCCTACGCAAGACGCTGGCTCAGGAGCGACAGGATCTTGATCGGCTGATACAAGATACCGAAGGTAAGGCGTTGCTGGCTAACTTTGACCAGTCGCTGGCACGCTACGAGAGCTTTCAGCGCAGGATAGTAGAACTCGCCTTGCAGAATCGCATGGAGGAGGCGATCGAAATTACCCGGGGGGAGCTGAACGAGCATGCCCGTAGTACCTCGAAAGCTGTCTATGACCTTATCGGCCTCAACCGCAACGCAGCTAATGCAGCGAGTGCCCATGCCCTTGAGGTAGCAGCCAGCGCTTTCCAGGGCGTCGTCGTTGCGATGATCCTGGCGTTTATCGCTACCATCATTCTCGCCATGCTGCTGACACGCAGTATCGTCCAACCGCTGGCTGAAGCTGTGGGCGTTGCCGAGGTGATTGCCGGTGGCGACCTGACCCGCCATTTCCAGGTTGTCGGCAGCGACGAGCCGGCGCGCCTGCTCAGTGCGCTGCAGGCGATGCAGCGCAGCCTGCGTGAAACCATCCAGGGGATTTCCGATTCCTCCAACCAGCTGGCGTCAGCGGCGGAAGAGCTCAATGTCGTGACCGAGGACTCGACCCGCGGCCTGCATCAGCAGAATCACGAGATCGAACAGGCGGCCACTGCAGTCAACGAAATGACTGCGGCGGTCGATGAGGTTGCGCGCAACGCCGTGGCGACGTCCGAGGCCTCGCGAGAGTCCGACGAGACGGCCCAGCACGGTCGCCAGCAGGTCATTCGCACGGTCGACTCGATTGGCCTGCTGGCCGACGACGTAACGCAGACGGCCACCGAAGTCGAACGGCTTGCCGGGCAGGTACGTGATATCAGCAAGGTGCTCGACGTGATTCGCTCGATCGCCGAACAGACCAACCTGCTGGCACTCAACGCCGCCATCGAAGCCGCGCGGGCAGGGGATGCAGGCCGCGGTTTCGCGGTGGTGGCCGATGAAGTGCGGGCACTGGCACATCGCACGCAACAGTCGACCCAGGAAATCGAGCAGATGATTGGCGACGTACATCAGGGTACCGACAAGGCGGTGCACGCGATGCAACTCAGCAACGAGCGCGCCAGGACGACGCTGGAGCTGGCGCGCGCTGCAGGCGAGGCGCTCGATGGTATCGCCAGTGCTATCAGCCAGATCAGCGAGCGCAACCTGGTGATCGCCAGTGCGTCGGAAGAGCAGGCGCAGGTGGCCCGCGAGGTCGACCGCAACCTGGTGAACATCCGGGATCTGTCGCTGCAGTCGTCGGCCGGTGCCAACCAGACCAGCGCGGCGAGTCAGGAGCTGGCCCGCCTGGCCATCGACCTGAACAACCTCGTGGCGCGCTTCCAGGTCTGA
- a CDS encoding methyl-accepting chemotaxis protein, protein MLVRNMNVSQRSALGFGLIGLIVLLLGLFAILQMGKIRSEAAKLSDEWLPSIVALGDLNQHTLRTRIHTLRLIIDRTRVEENRATLARFRNELSSLEDAYQRTVDHPQERELFQNYQRARTAFDEVLSEIVRLEGQGRIEEAVEVVGSRLNTAGTGLNEAVARMTAFNNEQSALSAASAAAIFQSSQAWMIGTIVLAVLLTVVLAWIFTRSIVQPLQQAVSIAEVVASGDLTRHIDIVGRDEPARLLTALRSMQERLRGTIQSISHSSSQLASAAEQLNVVTEDSTRGMNQQSHEIEQAATAVNEMTAAVDEVARNAVATSEASRDSDATAQHGRNQVIRTVDSIGQLAGDVTQTSAEVERLAAQVRDISKVLDVIRSIAEQTNLLALNAAIEAARAGDAGRGFAVVADEVRALAHRTQQSTQEIEQMIGDVHQGTDRAVQAMQVSNERARTTLDLARAAGEALEEIAAAISQISERNLVIASASEEQAQVAREVDRNLVNIRDLSLQSSAGASQSSAASQELARLAVGLNGLVGGFRV, encoded by the coding sequence ATGCTTGTTCGGAACATGAATGTGTCTCAGCGATCCGCGCTGGGTTTCGGCCTCATCGGTCTGATTGTCCTGCTGCTCGGGCTGTTTGCCATCTTGCAGATGGGCAAGATTCGCAGCGAAGCGGCAAAGCTCAGCGATGAATGGTTGCCCAGTATCGTCGCGCTCGGTGACCTCAACCAACACACCCTGCGCACGCGGATTCACACGCTGCGGCTGATCATCGATCGCACGCGGGTCGAAGAGAACCGCGCCACCCTGGCTCGTTTTCGCAACGAGCTGTCGAGCCTCGAGGATGCCTATCAGCGCACGGTGGACCATCCGCAGGAACGCGAGCTGTTCCAGAACTACCAGCGTGCGCGTACCGCGTTCGACGAGGTGCTGTCAGAAATTGTCCGTCTGGAAGGCCAGGGCCGGATCGAGGAGGCCGTTGAGGTCGTCGGCTCCAGGCTGAACACGGCCGGCACCGGTTTGAACGAAGCAGTTGCCAGGATGACTGCCTTCAACAACGAGCAATCCGCACTCTCGGCGGCCTCGGCCGCGGCCATCTTCCAGAGCTCGCAGGCCTGGATGATCGGGACGATCGTGCTCGCTGTGCTGCTGACGGTTGTGCTGGCATGGATTTTCACCCGCAGTATCGTCCAGCCATTGCAACAGGCGGTGAGCATTGCCGAAGTGGTGGCCAGTGGTGATCTCACGCGGCATATCGACATCGTCGGCCGGGACGAACCGGCGCGATTGCTGACGGCACTGCGTTCCATGCAGGAGCGCTTGCGCGGCACCATCCAGAGCATCTCTCATTCGTCCAGTCAGCTTGCATCCGCTGCCGAGCAGCTGAACGTGGTCACTGAGGATTCGACCCGTGGGATGAATCAGCAGAGCCACGAAATCGAGCAGGCCGCCACTGCGGTCAACGAGATGACAGCGGCGGTGGACGAGGTGGCGCGCAACGCCGTGGCTACCTCCGAAGCCTCCCGAGATTCCGATGCGACGGCACAGCATGGGCGCAATCAGGTGATCCGCACCGTCGATTCGATCGGCCAGCTGGCCGGCGATGTGACCCAGACTTCCGCCGAGGTTGAGCGGCTGGCGGCGCAGGTGCGCGATATCAGCAAGGTGCTGGATGTGATCCGTTCGATCGCCGAGCAAACCAACCTGCTGGCGCTCAACGCGGCTATCGAGGCCGCACGAGCAGGTGATGCGGGACGCGGCTTTGCGGTGGTCGCCGACGAGGTGCGGGCGCTGGCGCACCGGACGCAACAGTCGACCCAGGAGATCGAACAGATGATCGGCGACGTGCATCAGGGAACCGACCGCGCAGTGCAGGCCATGCAGGTCAGTAACGAGCGTGCACGTACCACGCTGGACCTTGCGCGTGCGGCCGGCGAAGCACTGGAAGAAATCGCTGCTGCGATCAGTCAGATCTCCGAGCGCAATCTGGTCATCGCCAGTGCGTCGGAGGAGCAGGCCCAGGTAGCACGGGAAGTCGATCGCAATCTGGTGAATATCCGCGATCTGTCGCTGCAGTCGTCCGCTGGGGCGAGCCAAAGCAGTGCGGCGAGCCAAGAACTGGCACGGTTGGCGGTTGGTTTGAATGGTCTGGTCGGCGGCTTCCGAGTTTGA
- a CDS encoding DUF3859 domain-containing protein — translation MPVLRAFSLVGLLLFSGLVGAAVEVTGPVEYGLFSNPQLDLQPGERVLSRSDPAIEHTTRVPARLGIKFGVRYRLQGKREGDMPLTLLYLTPGVVTPDGQRHDKFEVVQKLVPDSAQDVMAFEFTESHELVAGDWHFLVFQGDRKILEQRFIVE, via the coding sequence ATGCCAGTGTTACGTGCGTTTTCGCTAGTTGGCCTGCTGCTTTTTAGCGGTTTAGTAGGGGCAGCGGTAGAAGTCACCGGGCCGGTGGAATACGGCCTGTTCAGCAACCCTCAACTAGATCTGCAGCCAGGTGAGCGAGTTTTGAGTCGCAGCGATCCTGCGATCGAGCACACCACCCGCGTTCCGGCGCGCCTTGGCATCAAGTTCGGTGTGCGCTACAGGTTGCAAGGCAAACGCGAGGGCGACATGCCGCTGACGCTGTTGTACCTGACCCCTGGCGTGGTGACGCCGGATGGGCAGCGACACGACAAGTTCGAGGTCGTACAGAAGCTGGTGCCGGACAGCGCTCAGGACGTCATGGCGTTCGAGTTCACCGAATCCCACGAACTCGTCGCCGGCGACTGGCATTTTCTGGTCTTCCAGGGGGATCGCAAAATTCTTGAGCAGCGCTTCATTGTGGAGTGA
- a CDS encoding amidohydrolase family protein — MYIPRILSLAALCLLPLVAAAEGREYRYSDAHLHYVDFFQETDGMQKLLEAMDAGGIDHVMISGIPVAKKWHENEPKRPRYYAGDDAPVYWYSATDVLVAAALEELDEEQRKRFHPFLSGFNPNDKNADAHIRRMLELHPGLWQGLGEIFTRHDDVTALTEGDTPRANNEALARVYHLAAEFDLPVMLHSNITSKRERNPLYLVELEEPLRNHPHTRFIWAHAGTSMELHRHQEKLTFLHETVSRLLDDYPNLYIDLSWTMLKPYLLDERGNADPAWVKLVERHPTRFVLGSDVVGRFGSLADGMAAFAPFLDALPEQVAHQVARDNFLSLLPRKRQDALR; from the coding sequence TTGTACATTCCCAGAATTCTTTCCCTCGCCGCGCTTTGCTTGTTGCCGCTTGTAGCTGCAGCAGAAGGACGCGAGTACCGTTATAGCGACGCGCATCTGCACTACGTCGATTTCTTCCAGGAAACCGATGGCATGCAGAAGCTGCTGGAGGCGATGGATGCCGGCGGCATCGACCATGTCATGATCAGCGGCATCCCGGTGGCCAAGAAATGGCACGAGAACGAGCCCAAGCGGCCGCGCTATTACGCCGGTGACGATGCGCCGGTGTATTGGTACAGCGCCACCGATGTGCTGGTAGCCGCGGCTCTGGAGGAGCTGGACGAGGAACAGCGCAAGCGCTTTCATCCCTTCCTCTCCGGCTTCAACCCCAACGACAAGAATGCCGATGCGCATATCCGCCGCATGCTTGAGCTGCATCCGGGGCTCTGGCAGGGGCTGGGTGAGATTTTCACGCGTCATGACGATGTGACTGCCCTGACCGAAGGCGACACACCGCGCGCCAACAACGAGGCGCTGGCCAGGGTCTATCACCTGGCAGCGGAGTTCGATCTGCCGGTGATGCTGCACTCCAACATCACCTCCAAGCGCGAGCGCAATCCGCTTTATCTGGTCGAGCTGGAAGAACCTTTGCGCAACCACCCGCATACCCGCTTCATCTGGGCGCACGCCGGTACCAGCATGGAGTTGCATCGACATCAGGAGAAGCTGACCTTCCTGCACGAAACGGTCAGTCGCCTGCTCGATGATTACCCGAACCTCTATATCGATCTGTCCTGGACCATGCTCAAGCCTTATCTGCTGGACGAGCGCGGCAATGCCGACCCCGCGTGGGTCAAGCTGGTCGAGCGGCATCCAACTCGTTTCGTGTTGGGGTCGGATGTGGTCGGCCGCTTTGGCAGTCTGGCCGACGGTATGGCGGCATTCGCACCGTTTCTCGATGCGTTGCCGGAGCAGGTTGCTCATCAGGTCGCACGTGACAACTTTCTCTCTCTGCTGCCCCGCAAGCGCCAAGACGCTCTGCGTTGA
- a CDS encoding OsmC family protein, whose amino-acid sequence MAMKTISARGELNAGMAIVVECGNHRLTMDQPKNAAGQDLGPTPLEAILAAVAGCFGTIGRFIAHQQKIELRGMRFEIEADYDPAGLLGRDPEVRPGFQELRVKVEIDADLDQAGKQALLEQIEKRCPVADNLTHGTRLVSVLL is encoded by the coding sequence ATGGCTATGAAAACCATCAGCGCACGCGGAGAGCTGAACGCCGGAATGGCGATCGTGGTGGAGTGCGGCAATCACCGTCTGACCATGGACCAGCCGAAAAACGCAGCAGGCCAGGATCTAGGGCCCACTCCCCTCGAGGCCATCCTGGCAGCCGTGGCCGGCTGCTTCGGCACCATAGGCCGTTTCATCGCGCATCAGCAGAAGATCGAACTGCGCGGCATGCGCTTCGAGATCGAGGCCGATTACGACCCTGCCGGTCTTCTTGGCCGCGACCCGGAAGTACGCCCAGGCTTTCAGGAACTGCGCGTGAAAGTCGAAATCGACGCCGATCTGGATCAGGCAGGCAAACAGGCGCTTCTCGAACAGATCGAGAAACGCTGCCCGGTGGCGGACAATCTCACCCACGGCACCCGCCTGGTCAGCGTGTTGCTATGA
- the htpG gene encoding molecular chaperone HtpG, with protein MSVETQKETLGFQTEVKQLLHLMIHSLYSNKEIFLRELISNASDAADKLRFEALAKPELLEGGADLKIRLSFDKDAKTVTLEDNGIGMNRDDVIAHLGTIAKSGTADFLKNLSGDQKKDSHLIGQFGVGFYSAFIVADKVDVYSRRAGTPAGEGVHWSSAGEGEFEVATVEKAERGTRIVLHLKKGEEEFADGWRLRNIVKKYSDHIALPIELPKEFHGEEQDKSTEPEWETVNRASALWTRPRTDVKDEEYQEFYKHVAHDFDNSLSWSHNKVEGKLEYTSLLYVPGRAPFDLYHREAPKGLKLYVQRVFIMDQADEFLPLYLRFIKGVVDSNDLSLNVSREILQKDPVIDSMKSALTKRVLDMLEKLAKDKPEDYKKFWSQFGQVLKEGPAEDFANKEKIASLLRFASTSDASGEQSVSLADYLGRVKEGQDKIYYLTGESYAQVKNSPHLEVFRKKGIEVLLLTDRIDEWLMSYLTDFDGKQLADVARGDLDLGKLDSEEDKKAQEEIAKTKEGLIERLKGALGDEVAEVRVSHRLTDSPAILAIGEQDLGLQMRQILEASGQKVPESKPIFEINPQHPLIEKLDAEPDEDRFADLSHILFDQAALAAGDSLKDPAAYVQRLNKLLVELSA; from the coding sequence ATGAGTGTGGAGACTCAAAAAGAAACCCTGGGCTTCCAGACTGAAGTGAAGCAGCTGCTTCATCTGATGATCCATTCGCTGTATTCCAACAAGGAAATCTTCCTACGGGAGCTGATTTCCAATGCCTCCGATGCTGCCGACAAATTGCGCTTCGAAGCCCTGGCCAAGCCAGAGCTGCTCGAGGGCGGCGCCGATCTGAAGATTCGCCTCAGCTTTGACAAGGATGCCAAGACCGTCACGCTGGAAGACAACGGCATCGGCATGAACCGCGATGACGTGATCGCGCATCTGGGCACCATCGCCAAATCCGGCACCGCCGACTTCCTGAAGAACCTCTCTGGCGACCAGAAGAAGGACTCGCACCTGATCGGCCAGTTCGGTGTTGGCTTCTATTCCGCCTTCATCGTCGCCGACAAGGTCGATGTCTACAGCCGTCGAGCCGGTACGCCGGCCGGCGAGGGCGTGCACTGGTCCTCGGCAGGCGAGGGCGAGTTCGAAGTTGCCACGGTCGAAAAGGCCGAGCGCGGTACTCGTATCGTCCTGCACCTGAAGAAGGGCGAGGAAGAGTTCGCCGATGGCTGGCGCCTGCGCAACATCGTCAAGAAGTACTCCGACCACATCGCTCTGCCCATCGAGTTGCCGAAGGAGTTCCATGGCGAGGAGCAGGACAAGTCGACTGAACCCGAGTGGGAGACGGTCAACCGCGCCAGCGCCCTCTGGACCCGTCCGCGCACTGACGTGAAAGACGAGGAGTACCAGGAGTTCTACAAGCACGTCGCCCATGATTTCGACAACTCGCTGTCCTGGAGCCACAACAAGGTCGAGGGCAAGTTGGAGTACACATCGCTGCTCTATGTGCCTGGCCGTGCGCCGTTCGATCTGTATCACCGCGAAGCGCCGAAGGGCCTGAAGCTTTACGTTCAGCGCGTCTTCATCATGGATCAGGCCGACGAGTTCCTGCCGCTGTACCTGCGCTTCATCAAGGGCGTGGTCGATTCCAATGACCTGTCGCTGAACGTATCCCGCGAAATTCTGCAGAAGGATCCGGTGATCGACTCGATGAAGTCGGCACTGACCAAGCGTGTGCTGGACATGCTGGAGAAGCTGGCCAAGGACAAGCCGGAGGACTACAAGAAGTTCTGGTCGCAGTTCGGCCAGGTGCTCAAGGAAGGTCCGGCAGAAGACTTCGCCAATAAGGAGAAGATCGCCAGTCTGCTGCGTTTTGCCTCCACCAGCGACGCCAGCGGCGAGCAGTCGGTCTCGCTGGCCGATTACCTCGGCCGCGTGAAGGAAGGTCAGGACAAGATCTACTACCTCACCGGCGAGAGCTACGCGCAGGTCAAGAACAGTCCGCACCTGGAAGTCTTCCGCAAGAAGGGCATCGAAGTGCTGCTGCTGACCGATCGTATCGACGAGTGGCTGATGAGCTACCTCACCGATTTCGATGGCAAGCAGCTTGCCGATGTGGCGCGCGGCGATCTGGATCTGGGCAAGCTGGACTCCGAGGAGGACAAGAAGGCCCAGGAAGAAATCGCCAAGACCAAGGAAGGGCTGATCGAGCGCCTCAAGGGAGCGTTGGGTGACGAGGTCGCAGAAGTGCGGGTTTCCCACCGTCTGACCGACTCACCGGCGATCCTCGCCATCGGCGAGCAGGATCTCGGCCTGCAGATGCGCCAGATCCTCGAGGCGAGCGGGCAGAAGGTGCCAGAGTCCAAGCCGATTTTCGAGATCAATCCGCAGCATCCTCTGATCGAGAAACTTGACGCCGAGCCGGATGAAGATCGCTTCGCCGATCTTTCGCACATCCTGTTCGATCAGGCCGCGCTCGCGGCAGGGGACAGCCTGAAAGATCCGGCTGCCTACGTACAGCGCCTGAACAAGTTGCTGGTCGAGCTTTCTGCCTGA